One stretch of Oryzias latipes chromosome 7, ASM223467v1 DNA includes these proteins:
- the LOC101162211 gene encoding olfactomedin-like protein 3B — MKVLGFFILSTAWTLIGAQHYYQGLMDYLENRLLAIEDRMQLWRDQFHHYHTEMLDFKKLTAEVMDGLRKEHGLMAKDLEGAAERMDRVEREMEYVESQTSPRACAKQADKVVEQEAWGLQEREEEEDEDWTQLHSRVSDCADIFSSIRSVKILKRVGSPKGMWTRDPRSSKVYVFNGTSGDTVFQFDSVRDFSRSQGVSDSKSIKLPSEWNGAGGAVYNGYLYYVKQDSGTDVQIVKYDLFSGSVTDTAIFPMESRASLYKLNPETIADLAADDEGLWLLFAPSDSEPNISLAKMDASTLDIEEIWDTKCPREKAEAAFVICGTVYVIYNTHLASRSRVECLFDVNDMVINEEAPLLYFPRRYGSHASLKYNPEERQLYGWDDGYQIIYRLTTKRKVLA, encoded by the exons GACCGCATGCAGTTGTGGCGCGACCAGTTCCATCACTACCACACGGAGATGCTGGACTTTAAAAAGCTAACGGCCGAGGTCATGGACGGGTTGAGGAAGGAACACGGCCTGATGGCCAAAGATCTGGAAGGAGCAGCGGAGCGCATGGATCGGGTGGAGCGGGAGATGGAGTACGTTGAGTCCCAGACTTCTCCACGAGCCTGTGCAAAGCAGGCCGACAAGGTGGTGGAGCAGGAGGCCTGGGGGCTACAGGAgcgagaggaagaggaggatgaagactgGACGCAGTTGCACTCCAGAGTCTCTG ACTGTGCAGACATTTTTTCCAGCATCAGATCAGTGAAGATCCTgaagagagtgggcagcccaaAAGGCATGTGGACTAGAGATCCAAGGTCATCCAAAGTTTATGTCTTTAATGGCACATCAGGAGATACCGTCTTCCAGTTCGACTCTGTACGGGATTTTTCTCGCTCCCAAGGTGTCTCGGACAGCAAAAGCATCAAGCTCCCCTCGGAGTGGAATGGAGCTGGTGGTGCTGTTTATAACGGCTATTTGTACTATGTAAAGCAGGACTCTGGTACAGATGTGCAGATAGTAAAATATGATTTGTTCAGTGGCTCTGTTACAGACACCGCCATATTTCCCATGGAAAGCCGCGCCAGTCTGTACAAACTAAACCCAGAGACCATCGCAGACCTTGCAGCAGATGATGAGGGTCTCTGGCTTCTTTTTGCTCCCAGTGACAGTGAACCTAACATCAGCCTCGCAAAGATGGACGCCTCCACGCTGGACATAGAGGAAATCTGGGACACCAAGTGCCCGAGGGAGAAGGCAGAGGCAGCTTTTGTCATCTGCGGGACGGTCTACGTGATTTACAACACCCACTTGGCCAGCCGTTCTAGGGTGGAGTGTCTGTTCGACGTGAACGACATGGTGATCAACGAGGAGGCCCCTCTACTGTACTTCCCTCGAAGATACGGCTCCCACGCCAGCCTGAAGTACAACCCCGAGGAGAGGCAACTTTATGGCTGGGACGATGGCTATCAAATCATTTACAGACTGACAACAAAGAGGAAAGTCTTAgcttaa